A stretch of Vibrio maritimus DNA encodes these proteins:
- a CDS encoding LysR family transcriptional regulator, producing the protein MLLEGIETLLVLAQEKTMGRAGSRLYISQSAVSKRIANLEKRLGKTLIEPEGRQIKLTAEAEALIERVGPSLNELRGLIAEEQHVEKQSILRLDCSETLVAGYLSEVMPQLLAQDSFLIVTTNHTPRIVEHVKSGEAAVGLCAGHLNSRLGLIATHLFDEPFKVVSKQPLIHPPTSVITNDLNNPANTYQAGLLQQAGISPSMQMDSYTAAAQLAIRGVSPALVPLSIIKTLHISEALCFDFEFLTALTRPVHVIYRPSALKQARLKTVIETIEDAVPKVALMPSPST; encoded by the coding sequence ATGCTTCTAGAGGGTATTGAAACACTGCTTGTGCTCGCGCAAGAAAAGACAATGGGTAGAGCTGGAAGCCGGCTTTATATCAGCCAGTCAGCGGTGAGCAAGCGTATCGCTAACCTAGAAAAGCGGCTAGGAAAAACCCTGATTGAACCTGAAGGTCGGCAGATTAAACTCACCGCAGAAGCTGAGGCACTGATTGAACGCGTCGGTCCGAGTTTAAATGAGCTAAGAGGACTGATCGCCGAAGAGCAACACGTTGAGAAGCAATCTATTTTGCGACTCGATTGCTCTGAGACGCTGGTCGCAGGCTACTTGAGTGAAGTGATGCCGCAACTGTTGGCGCAAGATAGCTTCCTGATCGTCACGACCAATCATACCCCGCGAATAGTCGAGCACGTCAAATCCGGAGAAGCGGCTGTCGGTTTATGTGCCGGACACCTGAACTCACGGCTTGGACTTATCGCCACGCACCTTTTTGACGAGCCCTTTAAGGTCGTCAGCAAGCAGCCGTTAATCCACCCTCCTACTAGTGTGATTACCAATGACTTGAATAATCCCGCCAACACTTATCAAGCAGGGTTATTACAGCAGGCCGGAATTTCACCTAGCATGCAGATGGACTCGTATACCGCCGCCGCTCAACTGGCGATTCGAGGAGTTTCACCAGCACTCGTGCCACTGTCTATTATCAAAACACTGCACATCAGCGAGGCTTTATGTTTCGACTTTGAGTTTTTGACTGCACTGACGCGTCCAGTTCACGTTATTTATAGACCGAGTGCGCTTAAACAAGCTCGCCTTAAAACAGTGATTGAAACCATTGAGGATGCTGTTCCCAAAGTAGCTTTAATGCCATCACCATCGACATAA